Part of the Deltaproteobacteria bacterium genome is shown below.
CTCCTTGAAGGTTTGGTTGGTTGAAAACCGGTCTTCGGCCGGTCAAACTTCCGCGAACAGCACCGTGTAGTTTTTACCGTAATGCCCGGCGCACTTGGGGCAGGTGGTGTAAAAAAAGAGTATCCGACTGGTTTCCCTGCCCTTGGAGGCCGCGTAATCCTTCATCTGGGCCGCCCACTTGCCCGCGTTCTTGTACGGGCCCTCGAAAACCTTGGTGAGGAATGTGGCGGAAATCTTCTCGTTTTTCACGTCGGGCACGTCCTTGGCCACGGCTATGTAAAGGTCCGCGCCAAAAAGGCTGTTTTCATCGGAAAGAGCAAGATATTCGGGAAGCGCCGCCCCTGCTGCGGCTATTTTTTCCATGCTGGCTTTAAGCACGTCCGAAAAATTCACCGGAATGTGAAAGATGCTGAAAACCCTCGCTTTTACAAAGGGCTTGTCCTTCCAGATTATTTCCTTTTCGTCCCAGGGTTCGGGATCAAAGGGGGGGCAGCATGGTTTGTGCGCATTTTTCTTCATGGCCTGATATCGTTCCTGGCGGCAAGAAAATTTGAATTATGTTGAAACCGGGAGCCCGCCGGTCGCCCTTTCCGAAAGCGCATAAGCCGGGGCTTTGGCGTAAAAACGCATGGAGCCGGGAAACGCGCCGTGTATGAAGGATAGGACGAACCGTCATGTTTGTAAAGATGCAAAAAACAGGGGGGGTGAAACATTGCGGCATGAAAAAAGAGGGTAGGAAAAACGATACGCTTTGCTTCATAGCCGGAGCGGACTCCGGGCTCGCCGTGCGGAAGCCCCGTTCAGGGGGTCGTGCAGCTTCTGAAAAAGAGCCTTTGGGAAGGCCAGGGCCCGCAGTGTCACCTGCGGGGCCCCGGCCATTCACAGGCGAGGGGATGTCAGCCTGTCTAAAACGCGAATTGCTGTGTCGTGCTTCGAAGCCAATTCCGCCACGTACCTATGGTACGCTTGCTCATTGGCTTTTCGCACTCCTTGCACTTCATCGTTTTATACAGGCTTCGTATTCGGACTTTTTTAACGGGCTGGTGAAGTCCGAATTTAAAGCCCGTTCCGCTCCCCCGTCCCGTCCCGGCCCGTACTAGGCCGCTGTTACGTTTTCAGCCTTCAAGCCTTTTTCGCCCTGGACCACGGTGAACTCCACCTTCTGGCCTTCGGCCAGGGTACGGAAGCCCGCGCCGCTGATGGAGCGGTAGTGTACGAACACGTCGCCGCCGTTGTCCCTCTGAATGAAGCCAAAGCCTTTGGATTCGTTGAACCACTTCACCGTGCCGGTTTCACGCTCTGCCATTTAAATAACTCCCTCTCAAGTGATGATAAAAAGGCCGCCCGACTCCGATTTCTTCGGACAGGCGACCGGACAAACAACTGTTGTATCCGCCCCTCGCGCAAAAACGCGCGGGGATGTATTTGAAGTCCGCTCATGAAAAACTGGCGCTACGACCGACAAGGCATTTCATCCGGGGATGTCAAGACGGTGTTCATAGTCGAGGCGGGCACCATGCGGCGACAATAAGGGGAACAAGCATCCAGCTTGAATTATTTCGGCACACTGTAGACTTCGATTTTTGTGAAGTCAACATTTTTTTTGTCAAAAAATGACAAGCACCTGAAAATTTTGGATACAATCAAAGGTTGCTACAACATATGGGCGTTAGAGACCGAACAAGCTCAACAAATTGGTGTCGAAATGCCCCACCGCCTGCTTTATGGCCGGGTGAAAATGACGGGGCCCTGAAATTGCGGCTTCGCGGGGCGAAAGCCGCAACATGTTGCGGTGGAAACGCCCGATCAAAATCATCCCCGGCGTCCCGAAAAGCCTTCCCGGATCAGGGCGTACCAGTAAAAATCTGTTGACACGGTTTGTATCCCTTGTTAACCAGAACGAATCCATAACAAGCGCCTTTTGAACCGGCGGCCCGGTCGCCGGAAGCCAAAACGGCAGCCTGTTACGCCCGGTCGTCCGGCAATCATAAAAATACAAGGCCACAAAACTTATGGCGTTTCTTTCAATACCATTCGTCTTTACCGGGTCCGCCTGCTGAAAAAGCCGCCAGACCGGCTTTCCCGATCCTTTAGGGCCGGTCTCCTTCATCCTTGCGACGAAACGGCAGCGGGCGGACGAAACCGGTCCGATACCGCGCCCTGTTTTCGGCCACGATCCAACGGGTCGACCGAAAAGTCCGCGCCATTTATCCATGTTTCGCCAGATAAAAGTCAGCCCGGAAGTTCGTTCGTCCACGTCAGGCGAAGCGCTTTCGTATGTAATCAAAAGGAGAAAAAAGTCCCATGATCTTCAACATGGAGTTTGAAACCCTGCCCCGCGAGGCCCTGGCCGCCATCCAGCTCCGCAGGCTGATCGGCGTGGCCGAACGGGTTTACGCCACCGTGCCCTTTTATCGCAAGAAGTTCACCGAGGCGGGAGTCAGGCCCTCGGACATAAAGAGCCTCGCCGACCTGTCCCGGCTTCCCTTCACCTATAAGCAGGACCTTAGGGACAACTACCCCTTCGGCATGTTCGCCGTGCCCATGGACAACGTGGTGCGCATCCACGCCTCCTCCGGCACCACCGGAAAGCCCACAGTGGTGGGCTACACGGCCCGCGACATTTCCACCTGGAGCGAACTCATGGCCCGCAGCCTTTCGGCGGGCGGGGCCACCCGCGACGACATAATCCACAACGCCTACGGCTACGGCCTCTTCACCGGCGGCCTTGGGGTGCATTACGGAGCCGAGCGCCTGGGAGCCTCGGTGATCCCCATCTCAGGCGGAAACACCCGCCGCCAGATAATGATAATGAAGGATTTCGGCCCCACCATCCTCACCTGCACGCCCTCCTACGCCCTGCACCTTGCCGAGGCCGCAGAGGAGATGGGGGTCGATTTCGAGAGCCTGAAATTCAAGAGCGGCATCTTCGGGGCCGAGCCCTGGAGCGAGCAGATGCGGGAGGAGATCGAAAAGAAGCTCTACCTTTCGGCTCTCGACATCTACGGTCTTTCCGAGGTCATAGGCCCAGGCGTGGCCATAGAGTGCCTGGAGGAGAAAAAGGGCCTGCACATCTTCGAGGACCACTTCATAGCCGAGATCATAAACCCGGACACGGGCGAAGTGCTGCCCCCCGGCGAGACCGGCGAGCTGGTCTTCACCACCATCACCAAGGAAGCCTTTCCCATAATCCGGTACCGCACCCGCGACATCACGTCCTTGAATTACGCCCCCTGCAAGTGCGGGCGAACCATGGTGCGCATGAAAAAGGTTTCGGGCCGCACCGACGACATGCTCATAATTCGCGGCGTGAACGTCTTCCCCAGCCAGATCGAGTCGGTCCTGATGGAAATGACCGAGGTCAGCCCCCACTACCAGTTGGTGGTGGACCGCGAAGGCACCCTGGACACCCTCACCGTTATGGTGGAGGTGAACGAGGCGTCCTTCTCCGACGAGGTGAAGACCCTCCAGAGCCTGGAGGCCCGCATCACCAAGAATATACGGGAAACCCTGGCCGTGGCCGTCAAGGTGAAGCTGGTGGAGCCAAAAACCATAGCGCGCAGTGAAGGCAAGGCGCAGCGGGTTATTGACAACAGGAAACGCTAGCGGCCGTCCAAAAGCGCGAACTGCTGTGTAAGCGAATGCGGGCCGTGTCGGGATGTACCGTGTGTACTATCCCTCCCCGGCCCACCCTCGCTTCCTTGCATTT
Proteins encoded:
- a CDS encoding cold-shock protein; its protein translation is MAERETGTVKWFNESKGFGFIQRDNGGDVFVHYRSISGAGFRTLAEGQKVEFTVVQGEKGLKAENVTAA
- a CDS encoding phenylacetate--CoA ligase, whose translation is MIFNMEFETLPREALAAIQLRRLIGVAERVYATVPFYRKKFTEAGVRPSDIKSLADLSRLPFTYKQDLRDNYPFGMFAVPMDNVVRIHASSGTTGKPTVVGYTARDISTWSELMARSLSAGGATRDDIIHNAYGYGLFTGGLGVHYGAERLGASVIPISGGNTRRQIMIMKDFGPTILTCTPSYALHLAEAAEEMGVDFESLKFKSGIFGAEPWSEQMREEIEKKLYLSALDIYGLSEVIGPGVAIECLEEKKGLHIFEDHFIAEIINPDTGEVLPPGETGELVFTTITKEAFPIIRYRTRDITSLNYAPCKCGRTMVRMKKVSGRTDDMLIIRGVNVFPSQIESVLMEMTEVSPHYQLVVDREGTLDTLTVMVEVNEASFSDEVKTLQSLEARITKNIRETLAVAVKVKLVEPKTIARSEGKAQRVIDNRKR